The Homo sapiens chromosome 16, GRCh38.p14 Primary Assembly genome includes the window ACCCTCTAGGGCCAGCAGAGGGGCAAAGCCCACTGGGGGGCCCTGGGCTCCAGAGGGGGGAGCAGAGGAGGGGCCAGCAGTAGAGGAGGTCTCAGAAGCTGAGGGGCCTGGATGGGAAAGGCGCCAGGCCCTAGCCAGCTCAAGAAGTCTGAAAGCGTCCCCAGTGAGTCCCCACTCAGAGCCCTGTCCTCTCTCGCCATGGCTGTCCAGAGGATACTGTCTCAGAGACCTTCAAAACCGTGTACATTCCTGAATGGTACTGGGCCCTCAGCCTCAGCTCTCTGCTTTGTAAAAGAGGACAAGAACACCACTCCTGTCCCCCGGGTTTGCCTCCCTCAAGTCACTGCAGATGGACAGAACAGAAATTAAATGTCTTCGCTGTGGCCACATTTGGCCCCAAAGCCTTGGCAGCGCAGGGCCAAAGAGCCCGCCCTGCTTCAGTGGGTGCTGCCTATGAGGCTTGAGAAAGTCTCCTGCCTACTTCTCTGGGCCTCCGTCTCCTCTTGATGTGGGGCTGGAAACAGTACCCTCTCCCCAGCACAGCTGCCACCATCAGAGCCCAGCACTGGGGCAGGTATACGGTGGTGTAACAGTGGAGTCGCCACCCACAGCCAGCATGCCCCAGGCCCAGGCCTGCCCAGTCCTGGCAGCCTGGCCCACAAGTAGTGTCCAGCCCTGGTGACAAGAACAGAAGAGGTGGGGTCCTAGGCCCTCCCCAACCCACCCACCAGCCTCTGTTTGTGTCCAGTTGCCATGAGGCCTCGGGATCCAGGGCTCAGCCTTCCCCCAGCAAAGCCTGCCCGGGCCCCGCCTTCCTAGTCCCTAGGGGCTCCTTTGACGACTGGATCACCCCCACCCCAGCGGCTGACCTCAGGAAGCCATGGGGCGTGGGAATGGGGATAGGCTGGTCAGCCACTGGCCTGGCCAGGCCGGCCAGAGCGTAGAGACCTTAACTCTTCCCAGACCCAGCTTGTGGTTAACCTTCTAGGCCTCAGTAGGCACATCTGCAGAAGAGGCTGTTCTAAGCATAAATTAGGGTAATGGGTATAAGCGCTCAAGGTCATGGATGAGGAGAAGTGATGGCTCCATCCTGGCCACCCATCACTGACCCCGTCGCTGGtccatccctctctctcctgctgcagccCCAACCTGCTTGCTTCCAGGCTCCCACATCCCATGCCCTCCCGCGCATGCTTGGCGCCTGGGCAGGTGTGTACGTGGGGTCCGGGAAACACAGGGCTCCCTCTGGCTGTGCCCACGCTTGGGCGAGCAGGCACACGCTCAGCACAAGCCCGGTCCCTGCTGCCCCCAGCGGCTGTTCCAGGCTTGCCTCCCTTGCCCTGTCTCCTCACTGGCTGCTCGCTGCACAGCCCAACACCCCCCACACCCaggccccctcccacccttcatcCTCTATACCTGAATGGGCCGCATCTTGGGAGGACATGACTCGAGCTCCCTGTGAACCCCCTTGGCCTCCTGTGGTGGGCGGTGCTGCACGATGTACTCATAGGTGGTGAGCTTGTGCCACACTGGTGGGGGGAGGAGAGGGCTCAGTGCGGTGGAAGGGGGACTCTGGAGCTCAGAACAGGAGGGAGGACAACCAGCCCCAGGCTGAAACCAGTGTCCCCAAATACACGAAGCCATCAGGTGAGACCTGGCCACCATAGTGAGCCCATACTAGGCAGGGGCATGGTTTCAGGGTCCACCGTCCAACTGGGCACCTTCCTGCAATCTGAGGACCCCTGCGTTCCAGAAGGCAGGTGCAGGAGGCACTTACTGAGATAAATGTGGAAGCAGAGCAGGTGCCCCAGGAGGGCTGTGGACAGGAGGCCCAGAAGGATGAGCAGGGCGGCCAGGGCCAGGATGGCAGGGGCCTGGGTCTCCACGGGGGCGGCAGGCAGGAACACGAACCACACATCCGTGTGATTCTTCAGGACTGCAAGGCACAGGCAGTGTGTGCTCAGCCGGGGACGTGACGGGTGACCAGGGTTGGGGGTGAGAATAGGCCCGGAGCCTAAACTGACCTTCAAAGTGTCGGTTGGTGCGCAGACGCATGGGGTTGACAAAGAACTCCACGAAGACATATGTGGCCACCAGCACCAGGAGCAGGACGCCCAGTAAAGCGGATGCAACACTGTGTAGAAAGAGCCTGGGCCCAGCCATGGGTCGCTGTCAGCTCCCCGGAGCTCCAGCCTCAGAAGGCCCATAGGAGTTGGGGCTGTAGGGTCATTGCTATGGGCTCAGAGGGCTGAGGGTGACCCCACAGCCCCAACTCCTCAGAAGCCAAAGGCATACGGCAAAACTGAAGATGGGTGGCCACCCCATCAGGCAGCCCACATTTCTCTGGGCCAGCTTGGTGGAAGATTCCAGGCCCACCCTTGGCCATCTCAGCCGGCACCCAGGAGCATCACTCTCTCTGGGCAGCACCCCCGCATAAAACGGGCACAGGTCCTCGAAGCATCCCCATCCCCGCCCGCCTGCCATGCGAGCTGCAAGGTCTGTGGCTCCCACCCTCAGACAGTGCATCCCCAGGCCCGCGTGCGGCCGGGCTGTCCTCACCGGTAGTTCCGCTCGCCCACACAGTTGTTGAGCCACTTGCAGTGGTGGTCGAAACCGCACACGCACTTGTTGCAGGCGCTGCAGTGCTTGGAGCGAGCGCTCCTGCAGGGAGAGGGGGCACAGCGCGATTGGCCGGCTCATTCCCCGCTCTGCGGCCCGGCCGGTCGGGGTGGTTGAGTGGGGTCTGTGGAGGGACCAAGCGCCAGGCCTGAGACAGCCCCGAGCGAGGCGACGAGGAGCGCGCGCGCCCTCTGCAGGCGCTGCGGGGTGGGTCCCCTGGAGGAGGCAGCGCTCCCGAAGAGCTGGGGGACCCCAGAGGCCGCAGGAGGGGTAAGGAGGTGCACCCCTCCTGCTCTGGGATTGTGCGCCTAGCTGATGCGCCATGAAACAGAAAATGGGCGTCCTTTCCAAGCAAAGACCCCGAGAGAAGCCAGAAGATGCAGGTGTGGGCCCAGGGAGCTGCAGACAGCAAGGCTTGGGCCCAGGGCCTGCACTGCCCTTCCCGACACCTCCGGCAGTGGGCCCCTGTTTCCCTGCCATTCTATAGGAATGGTACTGGCATTTTTCCAGAAACTTCAGTCTGTGTGGACTAAGAGAAAAGAGGCAAAAGAAGTGCAGGCTGCCATCCGCGTGAGCATGCAGGTGCTCACCACAGGGGCTCAGGGGAAGTCTCCCAGCCCAGGGAGGCACCGGGGAAGGCCCAAAGGCACAACCCCTCCCCCAGAACAGGGCAGAGCCCTGCAATGGGCAGCAGCTGCTGGAGCAGCTGCTCGGAAAGTGTGCTGGCGGGTGCCCAGTGAATGGCAGGATGGCCTCATGTCCAAGTCCTTGGCGCCTTAAGGCTAGGGGCTTGCTCAGTCTGCAGACAGACCCCTTCAACAGGCTTCCTGGTGGGGGCTGGCCTTGGGCCATATCCCCATCCCTGATCCCCCACCCGAGACCTGGAGACTGGGGGGCTCCAGAAGGGTGGAGAGGGGCCCCTAGAGAGGTAGCTGGGACCAGCCAAGGTGGCGGGGCGCAGCACGTAGTGACTCCTCCATGTTAGCAGAGGGACCTGAGCAAGCCAAATGGCCCCCCTGGGCCTCAGACTCCTCCTGGGTAGACCCCAGGGCAGCAGTATCTGCTTAGGGGCCTGGCCGGCCAGATGTGAATCTGGCTCCGCTATCAGTGGCTGTGTCTGGCCTATCAGCCTTTCTAAGCGCTGGGCTCTTCCTCCTCCATGAAGTGAGAAAGCCATGCGGGGTGGCTGCAGGAAGAGCTCAGCACACAGTGAGTGTCAGGCATCAACACCCCTGCCCACCCCTATATGGGAATACTGGCGAGAGATGTGAGGGTGTCACTGGCAGAGCCGCTCATTAGAAATGTTTGGGCAGGGCCAAATGTTTCCTCCTTTAACTGCTGGAATACTACTGATCTTCTGTTTCCAATCACCTTCTCCTCACCTTCTCAGTAACCCAATACTCTGTCACGCCATCAAGGTTCTTGACTGCATAAAACATGAGGGTTCTGAGGCATCAGGGATGTCTGTGAAGCCCTGGCACCCCCTCTCCACCATACACCCCACAGCACACTCGGCAGCCACAagcacccacacacactcacacatccaCGTTGCACAAGTTGCAGTGCAGGTCTTCAATGACATGTGCGTGCTGGCTTCGGTTGAAGATGGGCAGGGGCCCCGCATAGCTCTTGTCCCGCACGTTGGCATCTGCTGGATCGATGGAGACGGCGGTCAGGTGCACCACAAGGTGGCCAGCAAAGATGGCGCCCATGCACTGGCCCAGCAGGTTAAAGACTCACTCCACTCTGCCGGCTGGGAGTCCTGCCCCGTTCCTTGCAGCCAGAGAACTCCCCACTGCCATGCCAGCCCGCTTTGTGCAGattctctgcctctgccacctcctACCTCCAGTCCCCCAAAGCCTCCTCATCAGACCTCTCCAGGTAACCCCTATGCCCCAAATGGAAAGAGGGAGAGGCCATCTAGGAAAGGAGTCCACAGCCAGCCAGCAGTGCCTGCTGTCGCCACCTAGGTGCCCAATCGCAGGGTCCTGGCCTCACTGCTCCAGGCCTGGTGCAGGCCCTGGCTGGTCTGACCTCAGGCTGGTTTCTGGTTTCAGATTCCAAATGGTGATGTGAGACTGAAAGAGATCAACCCCACCTAAGGTCCAAGAACCTGAAGTTTAAGTCCCAGCTTCCTTATCTTGCTTTCATAGGAAGTCACCTCCAAAAGGGATGCAGCCACCCCCCTTTTCAGTAGCTGGGCCAGATGGAGAACCCCTTGCAGACACGGATTCGGACACTTGCTACCTCCCCTACCAAGAATCTAGGCACCTGGAGTCCTGGGCTGAGTGTCTGGAATGGCCTGCCATGTTCAGGGCCTGGCCAGGGACAGCATGGCTAGTCTCTGAAGCTGAAACAGCTCTTCCAGGATCTAACTGCTCAATGACTGGGCCAAATGCAGGAGACAAGTTTGCTGACAATTTGCTACAAAGTCTGATGTTTAAAAATTCACCCATAGATTCCACCCAGGCAGCCATCCACTCTCCCTCCCTTGATCACACCCACTTCAGCCCAAAATTCCACTGGTCCTCTTGCTAGCCAGGCAGACATCATCCCTCCATCATTCATGCTCTACCCATCATCCATCTGCCATCCTTCATTCATCAGCTGTCCaatctcttttcctcccttcctcctcctcccagcagcCAAATTTCTCTACATATCTGCATAAACCAGGCTCCGCCCTAATGTGCCATAAGCATAGCTAAGAGAGACAATCCTGTGGCCATCACTACCCCTTCTATCCCTATGGCCAAGTCTTCATCTCTTGCCTGTGCCACTCTATAGCCTCCCAACTCTGCGCCTTCTGTCTGAGTTCCCTTGAGTCTATGCTTCACATGGTCTCAGagtaagtttttaaaagctcAGACCCAAAGCCCTCCCTGCTTGCAACCCTACAGTGGGTCTCAACAGCTCTCTGACTGAAATT containing:
- the ZDHHC1 gene encoding palmitoyltransferase ZDHHC1 isoform X4; this translates as MYKMNICNKPSNKTAPEKSVWTAPAQPSGPSPELQGQRSRRNGWSWPPHPLQIVAWLLYLFFAVIGFGILVPLLPHHWVPAGYACMGAIFAGHLVVHLTAVSIDPADANVRDKSYAGPLPIFNRSQHAHVIEDLHCNLCNVDVSARSKHCSACNKCVCGFDHHCKWLNNCVGERNYRLFLHSVASALLGVLLLVLVATYVFVEFFVNPMRLRTNRHFEVLKNHTDVWFVFLPAAPVETQAPAILALAALLILLGLLSTALLGHLLCFHIYLMWHKLTTYEYIVQHRPPQEAKGVHRELESCPPKMRPIQEMEFYMRTFRHMRPEPPGQAGPAAVNAKKRGRGACIKCERLRPRIRRRGLGPPAAAPARRRIPRTPALCTPLALPAPTTRRRQSPWTRFQWRRRAWAAPLWPPRGAGADSPRWRGRRVRPPFS
- the ZDHHC1 gene encoding palmitoyltransferase ZDHHC1 isoform X5: MGAIFAGHLVVHLTAVSIDPADANVRDKSYAGPLPIFNRSQHAHVIEDLHCNLCNVDVSARSKHCSACNKCVCGFDHHCKWLNNCVGERNYRLFLHSVASALLGVLLLVLVATYVFVEFFVNPMRLRTNRHFEVLKNHTDVWFVFLPAAPVETQAPAILALAALLILLGLLSTALLGHLLCFHIYLMWHKLTTYEYIVQHRPPQEAKGVHRELESCPPKMRPIQEMEFYMRTFRHMRPEPPGQAGPAAVNAKHSRPASPDPTPGRRDCAGPPVQVEWDRKKPLPWRSPLLLLAMWGPQAPPCLCRKRGRGACIKCERLRPRIRRRGLGPPAAAPARRRIPRTPALCTPLALPAPTTRRRQSPWTRFQWRRRAWAAPLWPPRGAGADSPRWRGRRVRPPFS